From the genome of Denticeps clupeoides chromosome 4, fDenClu1.1, whole genome shotgun sequence, one region includes:
- the nansa gene encoding sialic acid synthase gives MPLKFELCPGRMIGGGQPCFIIAEIGQNHQGDLDIAKKMIRMAKEAGADCAKFQKSELEHKFNKRALERPYTSAHSWGKTYGEHKRHLEFSHEQFRELQQYAKDVGIFFTASGMDEMAVEFLHELEVPFFKVGSGDTNNFPYLEKTAKKGRPMVVSSGMQSMETMRRVYQTIKQHNANFCILQCTSAYPLEPEDVNLRVISEYQKEFPDIPIGYSGHETGICITAGAVALGAKVVERHVTLDKTLKGSDHSASLDFTELAELVRSIRTVERALGTGVKQMLPCEVPCHDKLGKSVVAKVDIPKDTVLTLEMLTVKVAEPKGVAPEDIFQLVGKKVSAGVGEDESITEEIVEQYGKKSKC, from the exons ATGCCTCTCAAATTTGAACTCTGTCCTGGAAGAATGATCGGTGGCGGCCAGCCCTGCTTCATTATCGCTGAGATTGGGCAAAATCACCAAGGAGACCTCGACATCGCCAAGAAAATGATCCGGATGGCAAAG GAGGCTGGAGCAGACTGTGCCAAGTTTCAGAAGAGTGAACTTGAACACAAGTTCAACAAACGAGCCCTGGAGAGGCCATACACCTCCGCTCATTCCTGGGGAAAGACTTACGGTGAACACAAACGCCACCTGGAGTTCAGCCACGAGCagttcagagagctgcagcagTATGCCAAGGACGTTGGCATCTTCTTCACAGCGTCTGGAATGGATGAG ATGGCCGTGGAATTTCTTCATGAACTGGAGGTACCTTTCTTCAAAGTTGGGTCAGGAGATACCAACAATTTCCCCTATCTGGAGAAGACCGCAAAGAAGG GCAGACCAATGGTGGTGTCCAGTGGCATGCAGTCCATGGAGACCATGCGGCGAGTCTATCAAACCATAAAGCAGCATAACGCAAATTTCTGCATCCTGCAGTGCACCAGTGCCTATCCTTTGGAGCCAGAGGATGTGAACCTGCGCGTCATATCG GAATACCAGAAGGAGTTTCCTGACATTCCGATCGGATATTCCGGCCACGAAACCGGGATCTGCATTACTGCAGGAGCAGTAGCCCTGGGTGCCAAAGTTGTGGAGCGCCATGTGACCCTGGACAAAACCCTGAAGGGCAGTGACCACTCTGCCTCTCTGGACTTTACGGAACTGGCAGAGCTTGTGCGCTCCATCCGTACTGTGGAGCGAGCGCTAGGGACGGGTGTCAAACAGATGCTGCCCTGTGAGGTGCCCTGCCATGATAAG CTGGGTAAATCAGTGGTGGCAAAGGTCGACATCCCCAAAGATACCGTGTTGACCCTGGAAATGTTGACTGTGAAGGTAGCTGAACCGAAAGGGGTGGCACCAGAAGACATTTTCCAGCTTGTAGGGAAGAAAGTCAGTGCTGGTGTGGGAGAGGATGAGAGCATAACAGAGGAAATTGTCGAGCAGTATGGCAAGAAGTCCAAATGTTGA